From Bacillus sp. FSL K6-3431, the proteins below share one genomic window:
- a CDS encoding aminotransferase, giving the protein MSVNYQGYLSETAKQIQPSGIRKFFDLASSMKDVISLGVGEPDFITPWNVRETTIASLEEGYTSYTANAGLMELRQEISAYLKRRFHASYAAEDEIIVTVGASQALDLAFRTLLNEGDEVLIVEPAFVSYASLVTMAGGTPIPISTNADNGFKVTQELMEEKITDKTKAILLCSPNNPTGTYLNAEELTEIAEVVKKHDLIVVSDEIYAELTYDEVYSSITSIEGMFERTILINGFSKGFAMTGWRLGFVAAPSEITQVMLKIHQFTTMCAPHMLQHGAIEALRNSDDIVEKMKNNYRRRRNYIVQSLNMIGLDCHTPGGAFYVFPSIKGTGLTSNEFAEQLLKQEKVAVVPGSAFGQSGEGYVRCSYATSMEQLQEAMKRIQRFVDALVH; this is encoded by the coding sequence ATCTCCGTGAATTATCAAGGTTATTTGTCAGAAACAGCTAAGCAGATTCAACCATCAGGGATAAGGAAGTTTTTTGATCTAGCATCTAGTATGAAAGATGTTATTTCCTTAGGGGTTGGTGAACCTGATTTCATTACTCCCTGGAATGTAAGGGAAACAACGATTGCCTCCTTAGAAGAAGGCTACACTTCCTATACAGCTAATGCTGGATTAATGGAATTGAGACAGGAGATTTCTGCTTACTTAAAAAGACGTTTTCATGCTAGTTACGCCGCAGAGGACGAAATCATCGTGACCGTTGGAGCTAGTCAAGCATTAGATTTAGCTTTTCGTACGTTATTAAACGAAGGTGACGAAGTATTAATAGTAGAACCAGCATTTGTTTCCTATGCCTCTCTCGTTACAATGGCTGGCGGAACACCGATCCCGATTTCAACAAATGCCGACAATGGTTTCAAAGTAACACAAGAACTAATGGAAGAAAAGATTACGGATAAAACGAAGGCGATTTTATTATGTTCACCAAATAATCCCACAGGGACTTATTTAAACGCTGAAGAACTGACAGAAATTGCAGAAGTAGTAAAAAAACATGATTTGATTGTCGTTTCAGACGAAATTTACGCTGAATTAACTTATGATGAGGTGTATTCAAGCATCACCTCGATTGAAGGAATGTTCGAAAGAACGATTTTAATCAATGGTTTCTCCAAAGGATTTGCGATGACAGGGTGGAGACTAGGTTTTGTAGCGGCTCCTAGCGAAATTACACAAGTGATGCTAAAAATTCATCAATTTACTACGATGTGTGCGCCACATATGCTACAACACGGTGCGATCGAGGCATTACGCAATAGTGATGACATTGTAGAAAAGATGAAAAACAATTACCGCAGAAGAAGAAACTATATCGTCCAATCACTAAACATGATTGGCTTAGATTGCCATACACCAGGTGGCGCCTTTTACGTCTTCCCTTCGATTAAAGGAACAGGACTAACTTCCAATGAATTTGCTGAACAATTATTGAAACAGGAAAAAGTAGCAGTAGTTCCTGGAAGTGCATTCGGTCAAAGCGGAGAAGGGTATGTAAGATGCTCCTATGCAACATCGATGGAGCAGTTGCAAGAGGCGATGAAACGAATACAGAGGTTTGTGGATGCGTTAGTTCACTAG
- a CDS encoding lactate racemase domain-containing protein — protein sequence MLFPRMAKIKQNFVVKSIDDIAGKIAEEVIHVQIDEKIKANMEIAITVGSRGIANIPLIVKSVADEVKQRGAIPFIIPAMGSHGGATAEGQVEILESLGVTKESTGCEIRSSMEVVDLGKTEEGIPVYIDKHAYKADGIIIMGRVKPHTDFSSDIESGLLKMASIGMGKHKQALTLHSHGIKGIRDMMPAVGNVVLEKSKVLFGIAIVENAHEETAIIEAIETANVEQRERKLIKAAYGLMPSLPVKELDILIVDEIGKDYSGTGLDTNIIGRLRVLGVDEPEIPKINYLIASDLSEASHGNALGIGLADITTKRLFEKIDIKAMNENVITSTFLDRAKIPIVLDNDIEALKTALRASWGMNPKEAKILRIPNTLHIGELYVSEVLFQELKNERNIEVLEELQEMTFDQDGYFLPLK from the coding sequence ATGTTATTTCCAAGGATGGCGAAAATAAAACAGAATTTTGTAGTTAAGAGTATAGATGACATAGCGGGAAAAATAGCAGAAGAAGTAATCCACGTCCAAATCGATGAGAAAATAAAAGCGAATATGGAGATTGCGATTACAGTAGGGAGTCGCGGAATCGCCAATATCCCGCTCATAGTTAAAAGTGTTGCAGATGAGGTGAAACAAAGGGGAGCGATCCCATTCATCATTCCTGCAATGGGGAGTCATGGTGGCGCTACTGCTGAAGGACAAGTGGAAATTCTTGAGAGTTTAGGAGTAACTAAGGAGTCAACAGGATGTGAAATCCGTTCATCGATGGAAGTTGTCGACTTAGGGAAAACAGAAGAAGGAATTCCTGTATATATTGATAAACATGCATATAAAGCGGACGGAATTATTATTATGGGACGAGTAAAACCACATACAGATTTTAGTAGTGACATTGAAAGTGGTCTCTTAAAAATGGCTTCAATTGGGATGGGGAAGCATAAACAGGCACTCACACTTCATTCACATGGAATTAAAGGGATACGCGACATGATGCCAGCAGTTGGGAATGTAGTACTTGAAAAGTCTAAAGTCTTATTCGGAATCGCGATTGTGGAAAATGCTCATGAAGAAACCGCAATAATAGAAGCCATTGAAACCGCAAATGTTGAACAGCGGGAAAGAAAACTAATTAAAGCAGCATATGGATTAATGCCAAGCTTACCAGTAAAGGAATTAGACATTTTAATTGTCGATGAAATTGGGAAAGATTATAGTGGGACAGGGTTAGACACTAATATTATTGGTCGCCTTCGCGTATTGGGTGTAGATGAACCAGAAATTCCCAAGATCAACTATTTAATTGCTTCGGATTTAAGTGAAGCGAGTCACGGAAACGCGCTGGGAATTGGGCTTGCAGACATAACAACAAAACGATTATTTGAAAAAATTGATATAAAAGCGATGAACGAAAATGTGATTACAAGTACATTTCTAGATAGAGCGAAAATTCCAATTGTCCTTGATAACGATATAGAAGCCTTGAAAACGGCCCTCCGCGCAAGCTGGGGAATGAACCCTAAAGAAGCGAAAATTCTTCGTATTCCTAACACACTACATATCGGTGAATTATATGTTTCAGAAGTGCTTTTTCAAGAGTTGAAAAATGAAAGGAATATTGAAGTATTGGAAGAACTGCAAGAAATGACATTTGATCAAGATGGTTATTTTTTACCGCTGAAATAG
- a CDS encoding Lrp/AsnC family transcriptional regulator, whose amino-acid sequence MKLNNDEIEILSILEENHKLPMQDIAMMMNTSVENVENTIKKLEAEKIIVSYPALINWSKVEGKEVIEAMIDVKVTPKRGVGFDEVAERIYRFPEVTSLYLMSGTYDLSITIEGRTMTEVAKFVSNKLSTIDNVVSTTTHFMLKRYKHDGVILEDKDDTDRRMVVSP is encoded by the coding sequence ATGAAACTAAATAACGATGAAATTGAGATTTTATCTATACTGGAAGAGAATCATAAACTTCCTATGCAAGATATTGCCATGATGATGAATACAAGTGTTGAAAACGTTGAAAATACGATCAAAAAATTAGAAGCAGAAAAAATCATTGTTAGTTATCCAGCATTAATTAATTGGAGCAAAGTAGAAGGAAAAGAAGTCATTGAAGCGATGATTGATGTAAAAGTAACGCCTAAACGTGGTGTCGGATTTGATGAGGTTGCGGAAAGGATTTATCGCTTTCCAGAAGTAACCTCATTATATCTCATGTCAGGTACATATGATTTATCCATCACGATTGAAGGTAGAACGATGACAGAGGTAGCTAAATTCGTCTCCAATAAATTATCAACAATTGATAATGTTGTATCAACAACTACTCACTTTATGTTAAAAAGATATAAGCATGATGGTGTAATATTGGAAGATAAAGATGATACTGACCGCAGAATGGTGGTATCTCCGTGA
- a CDS encoding fatty acid desaturase family protein, translating to MTGKIDQLEAIIPPQGLEKHRFSREITLKIRELQQRNNWYNFFAIGLDWLIISLAIVLNYFIPTVWMYLISLVIIGSRMRGLDIMMHESSHRMLFKNRKLNKWVACFFAAYPIMISHKAYCKSHMDHHRYLWSEVDPDKQRYRIVGLDKPPKNRMQFFIHHCLKPLFLVHVPNYLIGMIKVTAYAKEEPRFEQIIRTLYWVVIIISSIIFGFWQELILFWFIPFLTTFQVLKYWAEMAEHAGLESEHEIFASRNSFGNWFERMLIHPHRNSYHLVHHLFPAVPHYNIKKVHLILLEDSEYQKAHHCTGFFLASAPGFSSVIDDIQGRIPFWNKKFKEK from the coding sequence ATGACTGGTAAAATTGACCAATTAGAAGCGATAATCCCACCGCAAGGGTTAGAGAAGCATCGTTTTTCCCGAGAAATTACGTTGAAAATTCGTGAATTACAACAACGTAATAATTGGTATAACTTTTTTGCTATAGGATTGGATTGGCTTATCATCTCCTTGGCAATTGTCCTCAATTACTTTATACCAACTGTTTGGATGTATTTAATTAGTCTTGTTATCATTGGGAGCCGTATGCGTGGCTTGGATATCATGATGCATGAGTCAAGTCATCGTATGCTTTTTAAAAATCGTAAATTAAATAAATGGGTTGCATGTTTTTTTGCAGCTTATCCAATTATGATTTCTCACAAAGCCTACTGCAAGAGTCATATGGATCACCACAGATATTTGTGGAGTGAGGTAGACCCTGATAAACAAAGATATCGAATAGTTGGATTGGATAAACCACCTAAAAATAGAATGCAATTTTTCATACATCATTGCTTAAAACCTCTGTTCTTAGTACATGTGCCCAACTATTTAATCGGAATGATTAAAGTAACAGCGTATGCAAAAGAGGAACCTCGTTTTGAACAGATAATCCGGACTTTATATTGGGTAGTTATTATTATTAGTTCTATTATTTTTGGTTTTTGGCAGGAGTTAATCTTATTTTGGTTTATTCCATTTTTAACAACATTCCAAGTATTAAAGTATTGGGCTGAAATGGCTGAACACGCTGGATTAGAGTCTGAACATGAGATATTTGCATCAAGAAATTCTTTTGGGAATTGGTTTGAGCGTATGTTAATCCATCCTCACCGAAATTCCTATCATTTAGTTCATCACCTTTTCCCAGCTGTTCCACACTACAATATAAAGAAGGTCCATCTCATATTATTAGAGGATTCGGAATATCAAAAGGCACACCATTGTACGGGCTTCTTTCTGGCATCAGCACCAGGGTTTTCTTCCGTAATTGATGATATTCAAGGTCGTATTCCATTCTGGAATAAAAAATTTAAGGAAAAATAG
- a CDS encoding 4'-phosphopantetheinyl transferase family protein: MKKTDRYSEIIAFKLGSPLPYKCIEMKLKELPNNERQRILRFHKLEDQQRTLFASLFIRKRLRILLPLPVHDLSIKRDQNGRPYLENFYGWEGDFNLSHSGEWIISGVTTTGRIGVDVEEVRPIDLSISKLCLTQEEIDHLQNTPPERQLSFFFSIWTLKEAFVKAIGQGLLFPMDSFGFDMDDWSQNKISIRNTNLSFSQFYFRLYQLGKNYIVAVCCTDLEHINNLCIKIMDRSDFL, translated from the coding sequence ATGAAGAAAACTGATCGTTATTCAGAAATTATTGCATTTAAGTTAGGAAGTCCACTGCCATACAAATGTATTGAAATGAAACTTAAGGAATTACCAAACAATGAGAGACAAAGAATTTTGAGGTTCCATAAATTAGAAGATCAACAAAGAACATTATTTGCTAGTTTATTTATCAGAAAGCGCTTACGGATATTGTTACCATTACCAGTACATGATCTCTCTATTAAGAGAGATCAAAATGGGCGGCCTTATCTGGAAAATTTTTACGGATGGGAAGGCGATTTTAATCTATCCCATTCCGGCGAATGGATTATATCTGGAGTTACTACAACTGGAAGAATTGGTGTTGATGTTGAAGAAGTTCGTCCCATAGATCTTTCCATATCAAAACTATGCTTAACTCAAGAAGAGATTGATCATTTACAAAACACCCCTCCTGAAAGACAGTTATCATTTTTCTTTAGTATTTGGACCTTAAAAGAGGCATTTGTTAAAGCAATCGGACAAGGTCTTCTATTTCCTATGGATAGTTTTGGGTTTGATATGGATGATTGGTCTCAAAATAAAATTTCGATTAGAAACACTAATCTTTCTTTTAGTCAGTTTTATTTCCGATTATATCAATTAGGGAAAAATTATATAGTTGCTGTTTGTTGCACGGATCTAGAGCATATAAATAATTTATGTATAAAAATAATGGACCGTTCTGACTTTTTGTAG
- a CDS encoding thioesterase II family protein, producing the protein MSKLVLFCFPYAGGSESIYNKWRNYLHPNIELQPIYYAGRGRRFQEGCYHDMDDVTNDIFENINRYIYKSNYSFFGHSMGGLIAYELCKKMVREGFLPPTHIFLSGIKPPNHVRRKKVHNLPEKEFKKKIFELNGTPKEVLNNLQLMDIFLPILRSDFKLIEEYKFSKEGYKLNTSITALYGEQDDITKEDMKKWTDFTTKDSRVLGYPGGHFFINENYINIIDLINRTLIRSGGYYG; encoded by the coding sequence ATGAGTAAATTGGTCCTTTTTTGTTTTCCCTACGCTGGTGGATCTGAGTCAATATATAATAAGTGGCGCAATTATTTACATCCTAACATTGAGTTACAACCAATTTACTATGCAGGGAGAGGGCGAAGATTTCAAGAGGGTTGCTATCATGATATGGATGATGTGACAAACGATATATTCGAAAACATAAATCGTTATATTTACAAAAGTAATTATTCTTTTTTTGGACATAGTATGGGAGGGCTTATTGCCTATGAACTTTGTAAGAAAATGGTTAGAGAAGGCTTTCTTCCACCTACACATATTTTTCTATCAGGCATAAAACCTCCCAATCATGTTAGAAGAAAGAAAGTTCATAACTTACCAGAAAAGGAATTCAAAAAAAAAATATTTGAGCTAAACGGCACTCCAAAAGAAGTTCTTAATAATCTGCAATTGATGGATATATTTTTACCGATTTTAAGGTCTGACTTTAAATTGATAGAAGAATATAAGTTTAGCAAGGAAGGATACAAATTGAATACTAGTATTACCGCCTTGTACGGTGAACAGGATGATATTACTAAGGAAGATATGAAAAAATGGACCGACTTTACTACGAAAGATAGTCGAGTCCTTGGCTACCCTGGAGGACACTTTTTTATTAATGAAAATTATATTAATATCATAGATCTGATCAATCGGACATTGATTCGAAGCGGAGGTTATTATGGATAA
- a CDS encoding serine hydrolase domain-containing protein produces the protein MENSKNIEELVMNIDDRLPFSGAILIQSEQNIFEGGFGYANRSEQIPISSLTRFGMASGCKVFTSVAICQLVEKGILTFETCLKDCLEIPFPHFHPNITIHHLLTHTSGIPDYFDEEVMSDFEELWKAIPVYSIKSPNDFLPMFQDDRMKFDPGSKFSYSNAGFILLGLILEKVTGMTFPEYVRENIFGVCDMSDSGYFRMDQLPERTALGYIDSEDDNTWRTNIYSVPIVGGPDGGAYTTVLDLSKFWDGLLNMKLLGREYTDKLLTPYVKSNKNIYYGYGVWISMKNDDVLEYFILGFDPGVRMHSSVNVKMKIQSHVMSNIDQSIGEIVAGIDKLVFEKWT, from the coding sequence ATGGAAAATTCAAAGAACATAGAAGAGCTTGTGATGAATATTGATGACAGATTACCATTCTCTGGTGCAATTTTAATTCAAAGTGAACAAAATATCTTTGAAGGTGGGTTTGGCTATGCAAATCGAAGTGAACAAATCCCGATTTCGTCACTTACTAGATTTGGTATGGCATCCGGTTGTAAAGTTTTCACCTCAGTAGCTATATGTCAACTAGTTGAGAAGGGGATTTTAACTTTTGAAACCTGTCTCAAAGATTGTCTGGAGATCCCATTTCCACATTTTCATCCAAATATTACAATTCATCATTTATTAACTCATACTTCAGGTATACCTGATTACTTCGATGAAGAAGTGATGAGTGATTTTGAAGAGTTATGGAAAGCTATTCCTGTGTATTCTATTAAATCGCCTAATGATTTTTTACCTATGTTCCAGGATGATCGTATGAAGTTTGATCCTGGAAGTAAGTTTTCTTATAGTAATGCAGGATTTATTTTACTTGGATTGATTCTAGAAAAAGTGACAGGCATGACGTTTCCAGAGTATGTTAGGGAAAATATATTTGGAGTTTGTGATATGTCAGACTCAGGGTATTTCCGGATGGATCAACTGCCTGAACGGACCGCTTTAGGATATATTGATAGCGAAGATGATAATACTTGGAGAACAAACATCTATTCCGTACCTATAGTAGGGGGGCCAGATGGGGGAGCATATACAACAGTATTAGATTTATCAAAGTTTTGGGATGGATTATTAAATATGAAACTACTAGGTAGAGAGTATACGGATAAGTTATTGACCCCCTATGTGAAGAGCAACAAGAATATATATTACGGATATGGGGTTTGGATATCAATGAAAAATGATGATGTGCTCGAATATTTTATACTTGGATTTGATCCAGGTGTTAGAATGCATTCATCTGTCAATGTGAAAATGAAAATACAGTCTCATGTCATGTCGAATATTGATCAAAGTATAGGTGAAATTGTAGCTGGAATCGATAAGCTGGTTTTTGAAAAATGGACTTAG